In Siniperca chuatsi isolate FFG_IHB_CAS linkage group LG20, ASM2008510v1, whole genome shotgun sequence, the following proteins share a genomic window:
- the cmn gene encoding calymmin isoform X14, giving the protein MLGQLLLQSVVILWLVQTAHTGGVGQAMGAQNAYGGYPTKGIGYGVTNGGGMKGYGATAGVTNGQGGKPQVSNPGGNPAVLPNGNGAKSNGYGVQAGPTNGQQVKGNGYGAQAGGYGGHGTKGNGYGVQAGQTNGQQVKGNGYGVQAGPTNGQQVKGNGYGAQAGGYGGHGTKGNGQGAAAGPSSGNGARPNGQGRAGSKPMKGYGRPPYGAGPGVGMGASRGLGVPQLARNERNKAYSSNGYNGYRAQPMGGYNGGYGSAGLGLGPRYGNGGMKGPKQGYGAAAGVPNGQGAKPNGYGKFPNGYGTKPNGYGATRGGAMRPQPGYGNGAVPNGYGTKPNGYAAAARAGAGGPNGYGAKPKGHGVTDGAALGGYGGKLNGYGGPSRGSQPQTTKGVGAVSPSEGAKTGYGGPAGVPNGQLAKAANTGYGMMPNGKGTKGAGASNEKGLKGRVLSPEQPSATPEKGVASQQAITQGAAPVAPEPTSGVLVMMTQEKYQKLPSPVPQGKSYKQTPVIPQATPEPAPAPAIPQDKDPMPAPEPTPEPAPMGPKAATSGPAPEPAAVLPQENGKGASISKGQGAKPAKPDCGPSGVPNGQWMKIARPGYNAGDGASTGTNTKGYGAGAGVPNGYGAKPNGYGASAAGLTNGGGAKGNKPGYEAGGYTVPEFSNGYGAGPGYPYAGKPQQPGYKQGAYLGAGYGNSYGGYGNGYSAGVQPDYASFGQGVPNANGKSGGARQLPYNGAPVVPAGLDGMSQFEPQSASLGPNGKLGSMYGGMGGLPFGGQPLGMGAEKSNTKYGIGGLQFGRQPLSTGTNGAGHYGYGGSPYGPAVDGKSSGKYGGLSAGTGGGPAPGMYGYGRMPYEAQPAGLGPEAKSTGTYGLAESPYQPETLGLGQNGKLTGKYNGGEVPYAPQALGFGSEAKSSVKYDNQGPYQSQPLESASEGRSGGEYETAGLPYEPLPLEPDSHVKGEVLTPAIAVEGEGMSIDRYENVGYINGQVQPEVVAFPAASTPSPTPAYPSVPSYLPVESSFTPDVVPGAGFEDLPDPVGAASLALDSTSATETQGVAQVAEQPDDLLQQQLPRQIHIQQHLKLHFHQPDKSGRGANNGKYDLNGFFGNSGYQG; this is encoded by the exons ATGTTGGGACAACTACTACTTCAGAGTGTGGTGATCCTCTGGCTGGTGCAGACAGCACATACAGGGG GTGTGGGTCAGGCAATGGGTGCACAAAATGCATACGGTGGATACCCCACAAAAGGCATAG GTTATGGTGTGACCAATGGAGGAGGGATGAAAG gatATGGAGCAACAGCTGGTGTAACCAATGGACAAGGTGGCAAACCACAGG TTTCTAATCCAGGAGGAAATCCAGCAGTTTTACCCAATGGAAATGGAGCTAAGTCTAATG GATATGGTGTTCAAGCCGGCCCAACTAATGGACAACAAGTGAAAGGCAACG GCTACGGTGCACAAGCTGGCGGATACGGCGGACATGGAACTAAAGGCAATG GATATGGTGTTCAAGCTGGCCAAACCAATGGACAACAAGTGAAAGGCAACG GATATGGTGTTCAAGCCGGCCCAACTAATGGACAACAAGTGAAAGGCAACG GCTACGGTGCACAAGCTGGCGGATACGGCGGACATGGAACTAAAGGCAATG GTCAAGGAGCCGCAGCTGGCCCATCCAGCGGCAATGGGGCAAGACCAAATG GACAGGGGAGAGCTGGAAGTAAACCTATGAAAGGATATGGCCGACCACCTTATGGGGCGG GTCCAGGTGTGGGGATGGGAGCCTCCAGAGGTCTGGGAGTACCTCAGCTTGCCAGGAACGAAAGGAACAAAG CATACAGCAGTAATGGTTATAATGGTTATAGAGCTCAACCCATGGGAG GCTACAATGGCGGTTATGGCAGTGCTGGTTTGGGTCTGGGACCTCGGTATGGAAATGGAGGAATGAAGGGACCGAAGCAAG GCTATGGTGCTGCAGCTGGTGTGCCCAATGGACAAGGTGCAAAACCCAATG ggTATGGCAAATTTCCAAATGGTTATGGCACCAAACCCAACG GATATGGAGCCACCAGAGGAGGTGCAATGAGACCCCAACCAG GTTATGGAAATGGAGCTGTTCCCAATGGATATGGAACTAAACCCAATG GTTATGCAGCTGCAGCCAGAGCTGGAGCTGGTGGTCCCAATGGCTATGGCGCCAAACCCAAAG GTCATGGAGTTACAGATGGTGCTGCACTTGGTGGGTATGGAGGTAAACTCAATG GATACGGAGGGCCAAGCAGAGGCTCACAACCTCAAACTACCAAAGGAGTTGGAGCAGTTTCACCCAGTGAAGGTGCTAAAACTG GCTATGGTGGTCCTGCTGGAGTACCTAATGGACAGTTGGCTAAAGCAGCCAATACTG GTTACGGCATGATGCCAAATGGTAAGGGTACAAAGGGTGCAGGTGCATCCAATGAAAAGGGCCTAAAAGGTAGAGTTCTCTCTCCGGAGCAGCCGAGTGCAACACCAGAGAAGGGTGTTGCATCTCAACAAGCAATAACTCAAGGTGCAGCACCTGTTGCCCCTGAGCCAACAAGTGGTGTCCTTGTTATGATGACACAAGAGAAATATCAAAAGCTGCCTTCACCTGTGCCTCAAGGAAAAAGCTACAAACAGACACCAGTAATCCCTCAGGCTACACCAGAACCAGCACCAGCACCAGCAATTCCTCAAGACAAAGACCCAATGCCTGCACCTGAACCCACACCTGAACCAGCACCCATGGGACCGAAGGCAGCCACATCAGGACCTGCACCAGAGCCAGCAGCAGTCCTCCCTCAAG AGAACGGAAAAGGAGCTTCGATCTCCAAGGGACAGGGAGCTAAACCAGCCAAACCTG ACTGTGGACCGTCAGGAGTACCAAATGGACAATGGATGAAAATAGCTAGACCTG GTTATAATGCAGGTGATGGAGCATCCActggcacaaacacaaaag GTTAtggagcaggagctggtgtTCCAAACGGATATGGTGCTAAACCCAATG GATACGGTGCCAGTGCAGCAGGATTAACAAATGGAGGAGGAGCTAAAGGAAATAAACCAG GTTATGAAGCAGGAGGCTACACTGTCCCTGAATTCAGTAATGGATATGGAGCTG GCCCTGGATATCCTTATGCAGGGAAACCTCAGCAACCTg GTTACAAACAAGGAGCGTACCTTGGAGCTGGATATGGAAATTCATATGGAG GGTATGGAAATGGCTACAGTGCTGGTGTACAGCCTGACTATGCAA gTTTTGGCCAAGGTGTACCCAATGCTAATGGAAAATCAG GTGGTGCCAGACAGCTTCCTTACAATGGAGCCCCAGTAGTTCCTGCTGGACTAGATG GTATGAGCCAGTTTGAGCCTCAGTCCGCTAGCCTCGGTCCAAATGGAAAACTGGGCAGCATGTATGGTG GAATGGGCGGCTTGCCTTTTGGCGGTCAGCCCCTGGGAATGGGAGCAGAGAAATCGAACACCAAGTACG GCATTGGTGGGTTGCAATTTGGCAGACAACCCCTCAGTACAGGGACTAATGGCGCAGGACATTATG GTTATGGTGGAAGCCCCTATGGGCCTGCCGTTGATGGCAAATCATCTGGAAAATATG GTGGTCTTAGTGCTGGCACGGGAGGGGGTCCTGCACCCGGAATGTATG GTTATGGAAGAATGCCCTATGAAGCTCAGCCAGCTGGACTGGGCCCTGAAGCCAAATCTACTGGCACATATG GTCTGGCTGAGTCACCATACCAGCCTGAAACTCTTGGACTTGGACAGAATGGAAAATTAACAGGCAAATACA ATGGCGGTGAAGTTCCTTACGCACCACAGGCTCTTGGTTTTGGAAGTGAAGCAAAATCTTCTGTGAAATATG ATAACCAGGGACCATACCAGTCGCAGCCCCTTGAATCAGCATCTGAAGGCAGATCTGGTGGAGAATACG aaacagctgGTTTACCTTATGAGCCCCTGCCTCTTGAGCCAGATTCCCACG TGAAGGGAGAGGTACTCACTCCAGCAATTGCAGTCGAAGGCGAAGGGATGTCCATTGATAGATACG AAAATGTGGGCTATATAAATGGACAAGTGCAGCCAGAAG TTGTTGCATTTCCTGCAGCTTCCACTCCCAGCCCCACCCCGGCCTATCCCTCTGTCCCATCCTACCTGCCTGTGGAGTCCTCCTTCACACCCGATGTGGTGCCTGGAGCTGGATTTGAGGACCTGCCCGACCCTGTGGGCGCTGCCAGCCTCGCCCTTGACTCCACGTCTGCTACAGAAACGCAGGGCGTGGCTCAGGTGGCTGAGCAACCTGATGATCTGCTTCAACAACAGCTGCCACGTCAGATACACATTCAGCAGCATctcaaactgcattttcaccAACCAGACAAGTCCGGGAGAG gAGCAAATAATGgcaaatatgatttaaatggCTTCTTTGGGAATAGTGGCTatcaag GTTAA
- the cmn gene encoding calymmin isoform X4, whose protein sequence is MLGQLLLQSVVILWLVQTAHTGGVGQAMGAQNAYGGYPTKGIGYGVTNGGGMKGYGATAGVTNGQGGKPQVSNPGGNPAVLPNGNGAKSNGYGVQAGPTNGQQVKGNGYGAQAGGYGGHGTKGNGYGVQAGPTNGQQVKGNGYGAQAGGYGGHGTKGNGYGVQAGQTNGQQVKGNGYGVQAGPTNGQQVKGNGYGAQAGGYGGHGTKGNGQGAAAGPSSGNGARPNGQGRAGSKPMKGYGRPPYGAGPGVGMGASRGLGVPQLARNERNKAYSSNGYNGYRAQPMGGYNGGYGSAGLGLGPRYGNGGMKGPKQGYGAAAGVPNGQGAKPNGYGKFPNGYGTKPNGYGATRGGAMRPQPGYGNGAVPNGYGTKPNGYAAAARAGAGGPNGYGAKPKGHGVTDGAALGGYGGKLNGYGGPSRGSQPQTTKGVGAVSPSEGAKTGYGGPAGVPNGQLAKAANTGYGMMPNGKGTKGAGASNEKGLKGRVLSPEQPSATPEKGVASQQAITQGAAPVAPEPTSGVLVMMTQEKYQKLPSPVPQGKSYKQTPVIPQATPEPAPAPAIPQDKDPMPAPEPTPEPAPMGPKAATSGPAPEPAAVLPQENGKGASISKGQGAKPAKPDCGPSGVPNGQWMKIARPGYNAGDGASTGTNTKGYGAGAGVPNGYGAKPNGYGASAAGLTNGGGAKGNKPGYEAGGYTVPEFSNGYGAGPGYPYAGKPQQPGYKQGAYLGAGYGNSYGGYGNGYSAGVQPDYASFGQGVPNANGKSGGARQLPYNGAPVVPAGLDGMSQFEPQSASLGPNGKLGSMYGGMGGLPFGGQPLGMGAEKSNTKYGIGGLQFGRQPLSTGTNGAGHYGYGGSPYGPAVDGKSSGKYGGLSAGTGGGPAPGMYGYGRMPYEAQPAGLGPEAKSTGTYGLAESPYQPETLGLGQNGKLTGKYNGGEVPYAPQALGFGSEAKSSVKYDNQGPYQSQPLESASEGRSGGEYETAGLPYEPLPLEPDSHVKGEVLTPAIAVEGEGMSIDRYENVGYINGQVQPEVVAFPAASTPSPTPAYPSVPSYLPVESSFTPDVVPGAGFEDLPDPVGAASLALDSTSATETQGVAQVAEQPDDLLQQQLPRQIHIQQHLKLHFHQPDKSGRGANNGKYDLNGFFGNSGYQG, encoded by the exons ATGTTGGGACAACTACTACTTCAGAGTGTGGTGATCCTCTGGCTGGTGCAGACAGCACATACAGGGG GTGTGGGTCAGGCAATGGGTGCACAAAATGCATACGGTGGATACCCCACAAAAGGCATAG GTTATGGTGTGACCAATGGAGGAGGGATGAAAG gatATGGAGCAACAGCTGGTGTAACCAATGGACAAGGTGGCAAACCACAGG TTTCTAATCCAGGAGGAAATCCAGCAGTTTTACCCAATGGAAATGGAGCTAAGTCTAATG GATATGGTGTTCAAGCCGGCCCAACTAATGGACAACAAGTGAAAGGCAACG GCTACGGTGCACAAGCTGGCGGATACGGCGGACATGGAACTAAAGGCAATG GATATGGTGTTCAAGCCGGCCCAACTAATGGACAACAAGTGAAAGGCAACG GCTACGGTGCACAAGCTGGCGGATACGGTGGACATGGAACTAAAGGCAATG GATATGGTGTTCAAGCTGGCCAAACCAATGGACAACAAGTGAAAGGCAACG GATATGGTGTTCAAGCCGGCCCAACTAATGGACAACAAGTGAAAGGCAACG GCTACGGTGCACAAGCTGGCGGATACGGCGGACATGGAACTAAAGGCAATG GTCAAGGAGCCGCAGCTGGCCCATCCAGCGGCAATGGGGCAAGACCAAATG GACAGGGGAGAGCTGGAAGTAAACCTATGAAAGGATATGGCCGACCACCTTATGGGGCGG GTCCAGGTGTGGGGATGGGAGCCTCCAGAGGTCTGGGAGTACCTCAGCTTGCCAGGAACGAAAGGAACAAAG CATACAGCAGTAATGGTTATAATGGTTATAGAGCTCAACCCATGGGAG GCTACAATGGCGGTTATGGCAGTGCTGGTTTGGGTCTGGGACCTCGGTATGGAAATGGAGGAATGAAGGGACCGAAGCAAG GCTATGGTGCTGCAGCTGGTGTGCCCAATGGACAAGGTGCAAAACCCAATG ggTATGGCAAATTTCCAAATGGTTATGGCACCAAACCCAACG GATATGGAGCCACCAGAGGAGGTGCAATGAGACCCCAACCAG GTTATGGAAATGGAGCTGTTCCCAATGGATATGGAACTAAACCCAATG GTTATGCAGCTGCAGCCAGAGCTGGAGCTGGTGGTCCCAATGGCTATGGCGCCAAACCCAAAG GTCATGGAGTTACAGATGGTGCTGCACTTGGTGGGTATGGAGGTAAACTCAATG GATACGGAGGGCCAAGCAGAGGCTCACAACCTCAAACTACCAAAGGAGTTGGAGCAGTTTCACCCAGTGAAGGTGCTAAAACTG GCTATGGTGGTCCTGCTGGAGTACCTAATGGACAGTTGGCTAAAGCAGCCAATACTG GTTACGGCATGATGCCAAATGGTAAGGGTACAAAGGGTGCAGGTGCATCCAATGAAAAGGGCCTAAAAGGTAGAGTTCTCTCTCCGGAGCAGCCGAGTGCAACACCAGAGAAGGGTGTTGCATCTCAACAAGCAATAACTCAAGGTGCAGCACCTGTTGCCCCTGAGCCAACAAGTGGTGTCCTTGTTATGATGACACAAGAGAAATATCAAAAGCTGCCTTCACCTGTGCCTCAAGGAAAAAGCTACAAACAGACACCAGTAATCCCTCAGGCTACACCAGAACCAGCACCAGCACCAGCAATTCCTCAAGACAAAGACCCAATGCCTGCACCTGAACCCACACCTGAACCAGCACCCATGGGACCGAAGGCAGCCACATCAGGACCTGCACCAGAGCCAGCAGCAGTCCTCCCTCAAG AGAACGGAAAAGGAGCTTCGATCTCCAAGGGACAGGGAGCTAAACCAGCCAAACCTG ACTGTGGACCGTCAGGAGTACCAAATGGACAATGGATGAAAATAGCTAGACCTG GTTATAATGCAGGTGATGGAGCATCCActggcacaaacacaaaag GTTAtggagcaggagctggtgtTCCAAACGGATATGGTGCTAAACCCAATG GATACGGTGCCAGTGCAGCAGGATTAACAAATGGAGGAGGAGCTAAAGGAAATAAACCAG GTTATGAAGCAGGAGGCTACACTGTCCCTGAATTCAGTAATGGATATGGAGCTG GCCCTGGATATCCTTATGCAGGGAAACCTCAGCAACCTg GTTACAAACAAGGAGCGTACCTTGGAGCTGGATATGGAAATTCATATGGAG GGTATGGAAATGGCTACAGTGCTGGTGTACAGCCTGACTATGCAA gTTTTGGCCAAGGTGTACCCAATGCTAATGGAAAATCAG GTGGTGCCAGACAGCTTCCTTACAATGGAGCCCCAGTAGTTCCTGCTGGACTAGATG GTATGAGCCAGTTTGAGCCTCAGTCCGCTAGCCTCGGTCCAAATGGAAAACTGGGCAGCATGTATGGTG GAATGGGCGGCTTGCCTTTTGGCGGTCAGCCCCTGGGAATGGGAGCAGAGAAATCGAACACCAAGTACG GCATTGGTGGGTTGCAATTTGGCAGACAACCCCTCAGTACAGGGACTAATGGCGCAGGACATTATG GTTATGGTGGAAGCCCCTATGGGCCTGCCGTTGATGGCAAATCATCTGGAAAATATG GTGGTCTTAGTGCTGGCACGGGAGGGGGTCCTGCACCCGGAATGTATG GTTATGGAAGAATGCCCTATGAAGCTCAGCCAGCTGGACTGGGCCCTGAAGCCAAATCTACTGGCACATATG GTCTGGCTGAGTCACCATACCAGCCTGAAACTCTTGGACTTGGACAGAATGGAAAATTAACAGGCAAATACA ATGGCGGTGAAGTTCCTTACGCACCACAGGCTCTTGGTTTTGGAAGTGAAGCAAAATCTTCTGTGAAATATG ATAACCAGGGACCATACCAGTCGCAGCCCCTTGAATCAGCATCTGAAGGCAGATCTGGTGGAGAATACG aaacagctgGTTTACCTTATGAGCCCCTGCCTCTTGAGCCAGATTCCCACG TGAAGGGAGAGGTACTCACTCCAGCAATTGCAGTCGAAGGCGAAGGGATGTCCATTGATAGATACG AAAATGTGGGCTATATAAATGGACAAGTGCAGCCAGAAG TTGTTGCATTTCCTGCAGCTTCCACTCCCAGCCCCACCCCGGCCTATCCCTCTGTCCCATCCTACCTGCCTGTGGAGTCCTCCTTCACACCCGATGTGGTGCCTGGAGCTGGATTTGAGGACCTGCCCGACCCTGTGGGCGCTGCCAGCCTCGCCCTTGACTCCACGTCTGCTACAGAAACGCAGGGCGTGGCTCAGGTGGCTGAGCAACCTGATGATCTGCTTCAACAACAGCTGCCACGTCAGATACACATTCAGCAGCATctcaaactgcattttcaccAACCAGACAAGTCCGGGAGAG gAGCAAATAATGgcaaatatgatttaaatggCTTCTTTGGGAATAGTGGCTatcaag GTTAA
- the cmn gene encoding calymmin isoform X11, with protein sequence MLGQLLLQSVVILWLVQTAHTGGVGQAMGAQNAYGGYPTKGIGYGVTNGGGMKGYGATAGVTNGQGGKPQVSNPGGNPAVLPNGNGAKSNGYGVQAGPTNGQQVKGNGYGAQAGGYGGHGTKGNGYGVQAGPTNGQQVKGNGYGAQAGGYGGHGTKGNGYGVQAGPTNGQQVKGNGYGAQAGGYGGHGTKGNGQGAAAGPSSGNGARPNGQGRAGSKPMKGYGRPPYGAGPGVGMGASRGLGVPQLARNERNKAYSSNGYNGYRAQPMGGYNGGYGSAGLGLGPRYGNGGMKGPKQGYGAAAGVPNGQGAKPNGYGKFPNGYGTKPNGYGATRGGAMRPQPGYGNGAVPNGYGTKPNGYAAAARAGAGGPNGYGAKPKGHGVTDGAALGGYGGKLNGYGGPSRGSQPQTTKGVGAVSPSEGAKTGYGGPAGVPNGQLAKAANTGYGMMPNGKGTKGAGASNEKGLKGRVLSPEQPSATPEKGVASQQAITQGAAPVAPEPTSGVLVMMTQEKYQKLPSPVPQGKSYKQTPVIPQATPEPAPAPAIPQDKDPMPAPEPTPEPAPMGPKAATSGPAPEPAAVLPQENGKGASISKGQGAKPAKPDCGPSGVPNGQWMKIARPGYNAGDGASTGTNTKGYGAGAGVPNGYGAKPNGYGASAAGLTNGGGAKGNKPGYEAGGYTVPEFSNGYGAGPGYPYAGKPQQPGYKQGAYLGAGYGNSYGGYGNGYSAGVQPDYASFGQGVPNANGKSGGARQLPYNGAPVVPAGLDGMSQFEPQSASLGPNGKLGSMYGGMGGLPFGGQPLGMGAEKSNTKYGIGGLQFGRQPLSTGTNGAGHYGYGGSPYGPAVDGKSSGKYGGLSAGTGGGPAPGMYGYGRMPYEAQPAGLGPEAKSTGTYGLAESPYQPETLGLGQNGKLTGKYNGGEVPYAPQALGFGSEAKSSVKYDNQGPYQSQPLESASEGRSGGEYETAGLPYEPLPLEPDSHVKGEVLTPAIAVEGEGMSIDRYENVGYINGQVQPEVVAFPAASTPSPTPAYPSVPSYLPVESSFTPDVVPGAGFEDLPDPVGAASLALDSTSATETQGVAQVAEQPDDLLQQQLPRQIHIQQHLKLHFHQPDKSGRGANNGKYDLNGFFGNSGYQG encoded by the exons ATGTTGGGACAACTACTACTTCAGAGTGTGGTGATCCTCTGGCTGGTGCAGACAGCACATACAGGGG GTGTGGGTCAGGCAATGGGTGCACAAAATGCATACGGTGGATACCCCACAAAAGGCATAG GTTATGGTGTGACCAATGGAGGAGGGATGAAAG gatATGGAGCAACAGCTGGTGTAACCAATGGACAAGGTGGCAAACCACAGG TTTCTAATCCAGGAGGAAATCCAGCAGTTTTACCCAATGGAAATGGAGCTAAGTCTAATG GATATGGTGTTCAAGCCGGCCCAACTAATGGACAACAAGTGAAAGGCAACG GCTACGGTGCACAAGCTGGCGGATACGGCGGACATGGAACTAAAGGCAATG GATATGGTGTTCAAGCCGGCCCAACTAATGGACAACAAGTGAAAGGCAACG GCTACGGTGCACAAGCTGGCGGATACGGTGGACATGGAACTAAAGGCAATG GATATGGTGTTCAAGCCGGCCCAACTAATGGACAACAAGTGAAAGGCAACG GCTACGGTGCACAAGCTGGCGGATACGGCGGACATGGAACTAAAGGCAATG GTCAAGGAGCCGCAGCTGGCCCATCCAGCGGCAATGGGGCAAGACCAAATG GACAGGGGAGAGCTGGAAGTAAACCTATGAAAGGATATGGCCGACCACCTTATGGGGCGG GTCCAGGTGTGGGGATGGGAGCCTCCAGAGGTCTGGGAGTACCTCAGCTTGCCAGGAACGAAAGGAACAAAG CATACAGCAGTAATGGTTATAATGGTTATAGAGCTCAACCCATGGGAG GCTACAATGGCGGTTATGGCAGTGCTGGTTTGGGTCTGGGACCTCGGTATGGAAATGGAGGAATGAAGGGACCGAAGCAAG GCTATGGTGCTGCAGCTGGTGTGCCCAATGGACAAGGTGCAAAACCCAATG ggTATGGCAAATTTCCAAATGGTTATGGCACCAAACCCAACG GATATGGAGCCACCAGAGGAGGTGCAATGAGACCCCAACCAG GTTATGGAAATGGAGCTGTTCCCAATGGATATGGAACTAAACCCAATG GTTATGCAGCTGCAGCCAGAGCTGGAGCTGGTGGTCCCAATGGCTATGGCGCCAAACCCAAAG GTCATGGAGTTACAGATGGTGCTGCACTTGGTGGGTATGGAGGTAAACTCAATG GATACGGAGGGCCAAGCAGAGGCTCACAACCTCAAACTACCAAAGGAGTTGGAGCAGTTTCACCCAGTGAAGGTGCTAAAACTG GCTATGGTGGTCCTGCTGGAGTACCTAATGGACAGTTGGCTAAAGCAGCCAATACTG GTTACGGCATGATGCCAAATGGTAAGGGTACAAAGGGTGCAGGTGCATCCAATGAAAAGGGCCTAAAAGGTAGAGTTCTCTCTCCGGAGCAGCCGAGTGCAACACCAGAGAAGGGTGTTGCATCTCAACAAGCAATAACTCAAGGTGCAGCACCTGTTGCCCCTGAGCCAACAAGTGGTGTCCTTGTTATGATGACACAAGAGAAATATCAAAAGCTGCCTTCACCTGTGCCTCAAGGAAAAAGCTACAAACAGACACCAGTAATCCCTCAGGCTACACCAGAACCAGCACCAGCACCAGCAATTCCTCAAGACAAAGACCCAATGCCTGCACCTGAACCCACACCTGAACCAGCACCCATGGGACCGAAGGCAGCCACATCAGGACCTGCACCAGAGCCAGCAGCAGTCCTCCCTCAAG AGAACGGAAAAGGAGCTTCGATCTCCAAGGGACAGGGAGCTAAACCAGCCAAACCTG ACTGTGGACCGTCAGGAGTACCAAATGGACAATGGATGAAAATAGCTAGACCTG GTTATAATGCAGGTGATGGAGCATCCActggcacaaacacaaaag GTTAtggagcaggagctggtgtTCCAAACGGATATGGTGCTAAACCCAATG GATACGGTGCCAGTGCAGCAGGATTAACAAATGGAGGAGGAGCTAAAGGAAATAAACCAG GTTATGAAGCAGGAGGCTACACTGTCCCTGAATTCAGTAATGGATATGGAGCTG GCCCTGGATATCCTTATGCAGGGAAACCTCAGCAACCTg GTTACAAACAAGGAGCGTACCTTGGAGCTGGATATGGAAATTCATATGGAG GGTATGGAAATGGCTACAGTGCTGGTGTACAGCCTGACTATGCAA gTTTTGGCCAAGGTGTACCCAATGCTAATGGAAAATCAG GTGGTGCCAGACAGCTTCCTTACAATGGAGCCCCAGTAGTTCCTGCTGGACTAGATG GTATGAGCCAGTTTGAGCCTCAGTCCGCTAGCCTCGGTCCAAATGGAAAACTGGGCAGCATGTATGGTG GAATGGGCGGCTTGCCTTTTGGCGGTCAGCCCCTGGGAATGGGAGCAGAGAAATCGAACACCAAGTACG GCATTGGTGGGTTGCAATTTGGCAGACAACCCCTCAGTACAGGGACTAATGGCGCAGGACATTATG GTTATGGTGGAAGCCCCTATGGGCCTGCCGTTGATGGCAAATCATCTGGAAAATATG GTGGTCTTAGTGCTGGCACGGGAGGGGGTCCTGCACCCGGAATGTATG GTTATGGAAGAATGCCCTATGAAGCTCAGCCAGCTGGACTGGGCCCTGAAGCCAAATCTACTGGCACATATG GTCTGGCTGAGTCACCATACCAGCCTGAAACTCTTGGACTTGGACAGAATGGAAAATTAACAGGCAAATACA ATGGCGGTGAAGTTCCTTACGCACCACAGGCTCTTGGTTTTGGAAGTGAAGCAAAATCTTCTGTGAAATATG ATAACCAGGGACCATACCAGTCGCAGCCCCTTGAATCAGCATCTGAAGGCAGATCTGGTGGAGAATACG aaacagctgGTTTACCTTATGAGCCCCTGCCTCTTGAGCCAGATTCCCACG TGAAGGGAGAGGTACTCACTCCAGCAATTGCAGTCGAAGGCGAAGGGATGTCCATTGATAGATACG AAAATGTGGGCTATATAAATGGACAAGTGCAGCCAGAAG TTGTTGCATTTCCTGCAGCTTCCACTCCCAGCCCCACCCCGGCCTATCCCTCTGTCCCATCCTACCTGCCTGTGGAGTCCTCCTTCACACCCGATGTGGTGCCTGGAGCTGGATTTGAGGACCTGCCCGACCCTGTGGGCGCTGCCAGCCTCGCCCTTGACTCCACGTCTGCTACAGAAACGCAGGGCGTGGCTCAGGTGGCTGAGCAACCTGATGATCTGCTTCAACAACAGCTGCCACGTCAGATACACATTCAGCAGCATctcaaactgcattttcaccAACCAGACAAGTCCGGGAGAG gAGCAAATAATGgcaaatatgatttaaatggCTTCTTTGGGAATAGTGGCTatcaag GTTAA